In one Mycobacteroides chelonae genomic region, the following are encoded:
- a CDS encoding TetR/AcrR family transcriptional regulator, with protein sequence MSAIRDATYAELKEHGYSGVTFEGVARRAKTSKPVLYRRYRSRAHMVADALPTLRYPPTRLASASSLREDVLALLGALLRELQRIGIGNYRCLLAEADDELAEEMTTAIAGWVDQTVLQALAEARERGEIGAEDIPLPVATSILALMRHELFFARKQFDDDKLAELFDTVYLPLINLTSRRG encoded by the coding sequence ATGTCGGCAATCCGCGACGCGACGTACGCGGAGCTGAAGGAGCACGGATACTCCGGGGTCACTTTTGAGGGGGTGGCCCGTCGTGCCAAGACCAGCAAGCCGGTGCTGTACCGCCGTTACCGATCACGCGCGCACATGGTCGCCGACGCGCTGCCGACGCTGCGATACCCACCTACCCGGCTCGCGTCGGCCAGCTCCCTGCGTGAAGACGTATTGGCACTGTTGGGGGCCTTGCTCCGGGAGCTGCAGCGCATCGGGATTGGGAACTATCGCTGCCTATTGGCGGAGGCCGACGACGAGCTGGCCGAAGAAATGACCACGGCAATCGCCGGATGGGTCGACCAAACAGTGCTGCAGGCATTGGCGGAGGCCCGCGAGCGCGGTGAGATCGGCGCGGAAGACATCCCATTGCCTGTTGCGACAAGCATTCTCGCGCTCATGCGTCACGAGTTGTTTTTCGCCCGCAAGCAGTTTGACGACGACAAGCTCGCGGAGCTGTTCGATACCGTTTATCTGCCGTTGATCAATCTCACGTCGCGTCGCGGCTAG
- a CDS encoding carboxymuconolactone decarboxylase family protein produces MTMAERVPMLDREQAQLRAAECGLPEELADLSVFRVALHQPRVAVALYGLLDALLFRGSLDARLRELVIMRIGWITGSEYEWTQHWRIATLLGVPEHDLLAVRDWQNSESLGPVERAVLAATDDVVRDGVISEENWAGCQKAFNSDHAVLVELVGAIANWRLFSILLRSLNIPLESGTDGWPPDGRAPQGCD; encoded by the coding sequence GTGACCATGGCGGAACGCGTACCGATGCTCGACCGTGAGCAGGCCCAGCTGCGAGCTGCCGAATGTGGGTTGCCCGAAGAGTTGGCAGACCTGTCGGTATTCCGCGTGGCACTTCATCAGCCGCGTGTGGCGGTTGCGCTGTATGGGCTGCTAGACGCGTTACTCTTCCGCGGTTCCCTTGACGCGCGGCTACGCGAGCTGGTCATCATGCGCATCGGCTGGATTACTGGCTCCGAATACGAATGGACTCAACATTGGCGAATCGCCACACTGCTCGGCGTGCCTGAGCATGATCTCCTGGCGGTGCGCGACTGGCAGAATTCCGAAAGCCTCGGGCCAGTCGAGCGTGCGGTCCTCGCAGCGACCGATGATGTGGTACGCGACGGGGTCATCTCCGAGGAAAACTGGGCTGGGTGCCAGAAGGCATTCAATAGCGATCACGCCGTTTTGGTCGAACTTGTCGGAGCAATCGCCAATTGGCGGCTCTTTTCGATCCTGCTTCGATCTCTGAATATTCCGCTTGAGTCCGGTACCGACGGCTGGCCGCCCGATGGGCGAGCTCCTCAGGGTTGCGATTGA
- a CDS encoding zinc-dependent alcohol dehydrogenase: protein MIAEAMVLTGPRSLQRRQMTIPDVGDRGAILRVEACGLCGTDHEQFTGHLPAGFSFVPGHEIVGIVEHVGAAAGQRWGVQAGQRVAVEVFRSCRDCPECRRGEYRRCAVNGIATMFGFVDVEVGAGLWGGYATHVELPWDAMLLPIAEDMDPVLATLFNPLGAGIQWGATLPDTKAGDVVAILGPGIRGICAAVAAKEAGAAFVAMTGVGPRDEQRLAIARSFGVDLPIDVSQDDAVTALQRETGGRLADVVVDVTAKAPSAFADAVGLARPGGTIVVAGTRGGGGTPRFEPDLLVYKELHVVGALGVEYPAHRAALEILALGRWPFDRITRESTGFAGLAQLLTSLADESARSSGALHNVFLPTP from the coding sequence ATGATCGCCGAGGCGATGGTGCTGACCGGACCGCGGAGTCTGCAGCGGCGCCAGATGACCATCCCCGACGTCGGCGACCGGGGTGCGATCCTGCGAGTTGAAGCATGCGGTCTGTGCGGAACAGATCACGAACAATTCACCGGACACCTGCCTGCCGGCTTCTCATTCGTTCCAGGGCACGAAATCGTCGGCATCGTCGAACATGTTGGCGCTGCGGCTGGCCAACGCTGGGGTGTACAAGCCGGCCAGCGCGTGGCCGTTGAGGTGTTCCGGTCCTGCCGAGACTGCCCCGAGTGCCGCCGCGGCGAATACCGGCGGTGCGCGGTGAACGGCATCGCCACCATGTTCGGGTTTGTCGACGTGGAGGTCGGCGCGGGCTTATGGGGCGGATACGCCACCCATGTGGAGCTTCCGTGGGACGCGATGCTGCTCCCGATTGCCGAAGACATGGACCCCGTTCTCGCCACGTTGTTCAACCCTCTCGGGGCCGGTATCCAGTGGGGGGCGACTCTTCCCGACACCAAGGCCGGGGACGTCGTAGCGATCCTGGGGCCCGGCATCCGCGGAATCTGTGCGGCGGTGGCGGCCAAAGAGGCGGGAGCCGCGTTCGTCGCGATGACCGGCGTAGGCCCACGCGACGAACAACGACTGGCCATAGCCAGATCATTCGGTGTCGACCTGCCCATCGATGTATCGCAGGACGATGCAGTGACCGCGCTCCAGCGTGAGACAGGCGGACGGCTTGCCGACGTGGTCGTCGACGTCACCGCTAAAGCACCCTCCGCGTTCGCCGATGCCGTCGGCCTTGCCAGGCCCGGCGGCACAATTGTGGTGGCCGGCACCCGTGGAGGAGGCGGCACGCCCCGGTTTGAACCAGACTTGTTGGTCTATAAAGAATTACACGTCGTAGGCGCACTCGGCGTGGAGTATCCCGCCCACCGGGCAGCCCTCGAGATTCTCGCCCTGGGCCGCTGGCCGTTCGACCGGATCACCAGAGAATCAACCGGATTCGCTGGGCTCGCGCAGCTGCTCACTTCGCTTGCAGATGAAAGTGCCCGATCAAGTGGGGCGCTGCACAACGTCTTTTTGCCCACGCCCTAA
- a CDS encoding acetyl-CoA acetyltransferase produces the protein MLVEARTPVVVGVGEVTHRGNDFVDPIDLAVEAARRAVKDASRPVERRIDTVATPGILVIPRDNPASRIAEAMHISPARRISCPVGGNTPQYLVEVLGGEIGEGRADVVLVVGAESGHSARKLQGGALLDSPPPPRSDDESLGDARPGLSQAELSVGLSWPHEVYPIFESAIAARHGRDFDAQREWLGTLMAPFTAEAARHPEQAWFPRARSATELSEVTAENRMVCLPYPKLLNSIMSVDMAAAFILMAAEVADELGVARDRWVFPWSAATCNDVYFPVERPDLSRSSGIEVAARKALDAGRLTTDDIRWFDLYSCFPSAIEMAAEALDLDPLDDRGLTVTGGLPYHGGPGNNYVSHSIVEMVRRCRRDPTDAGLVTGLGWYSTKHSVGVWSATPPPAGWRLLDTAVEQAQIDSSRLAVAGADEATGCATVDGYTVVYDRDGQPRWTPIIAHLSDGQRVVARSDDPQIAEAMGAEMYVGKTVCLRNTGSFTGFELP, from the coding sequence ATGTTGGTAGAAGCGCGTACCCCGGTTGTCGTCGGCGTGGGCGAAGTTACCCATCGCGGGAACGACTTCGTGGACCCGATCGACTTGGCGGTAGAAGCCGCACGCCGCGCGGTCAAAGACGCAAGTCGCCCGGTCGAGCGGCGCATCGACACCGTCGCGACTCCGGGCATCCTGGTCATACCGCGCGACAATCCCGCCAGCAGGATCGCCGAAGCGATGCACATCAGTCCCGCCCGCCGCATCAGCTGTCCCGTCGGCGGAAACACCCCGCAGTATCTCGTCGAAGTGTTGGGTGGCGAAATAGGCGAAGGCCGTGCAGATGTCGTCCTGGTCGTCGGGGCGGAGAGCGGGCATTCCGCACGCAAGCTTCAGGGCGGGGCACTTCTCGACTCGCCGCCCCCACCCCGCTCCGACGACGAATCCCTGGGCGACGCCCGCCCCGGGCTGAGTCAAGCCGAATTGTCGGTGGGTCTGAGTTGGCCGCACGAGGTGTATCCCATCTTCGAGTCCGCGATCGCCGCGCGCCACGGCCGCGACTTCGATGCTCAACGGGAGTGGCTGGGCACGCTGATGGCCCCGTTCACAGCCGAGGCGGCACGCCATCCGGAACAGGCCTGGTTCCCACGCGCACGAAGTGCCACCGAACTCAGCGAAGTCACCGCGGAAAACCGCATGGTCTGCTTGCCCTATCCCAAGCTGCTCAACAGCATCATGTCCGTCGACATGGCTGCCGCCTTCATTCTCATGGCGGCCGAGGTGGCGGACGAATTAGGCGTCGCGCGCGATCGTTGGGTCTTTCCCTGGTCAGCAGCGACTTGCAACGACGTGTACTTCCCCGTGGAACGGCCGGACCTCAGCCGCTCATCGGGTATCGAGGTAGCGGCACGGAAGGCTCTCGATGCGGGCCGGTTGACCACCGACGACATCCGGTGGTTCGACCTCTACTCCTGCTTCCCGTCGGCAATTGAGATGGCTGCCGAGGCTCTCGACTTGGACCCCCTCGACGACAGAGGCCTCACAGTAACCGGAGGCCTGCCTTATCACGGCGGTCCCGGAAACAATTACGTCAGCCACTCGATCGTGGAGATGGTCCGACGGTGCCGACGCGACCCAACCGATGCCGGACTCGTCACCGGCCTCGGGTGGTATTCGACGAAGCATTCGGTCGGTGTGTGGTCGGCCACCCCGCCACCAGCCGGGTGGCGACTGCTCGACACGGCGGTCGAACAAGCTCAAATCGATTCATCGCGGCTGGCCGTCGCAGGCGCCGACGAGGCGACCGGTTGCGCGACAGTCGACGGATACACCGTCGTCTACGACCGAGACGGCCAACCTCGATGGACTCCGATCATCGCGCACCTGTCCGACGGGCAAAGAGTCGTCGCACGCAGCGACGATCCGCAGATCGCCGAGGCGATGGGCGCGGAAATGTACGTAGGTAAAACGGTGTGCCTCCGAAACACAGGGTCGTTCACCGGGTTCGAGCTTCCATGA
- a CDS encoding TetR/AcrR family transcriptional regulator: MVSCAWASHNGVRSRHTGCVSTRLLRWGAAAPTDRGSARDRLLDAAERCLESCGVVGTTMEDIGRTAGVSRATVYRYFPSREAVMSGVIIRAAERYLDRISPRIAAHADLGSALVDFVEYTVEAARREEIIGLLFGSDEELAGVGLAAGTSTSLFEIVTEFLRPIFTRHWSCVEPGVSVDDAAEWVVRTILSLLTVRGPRERSRDGLRAFLSRFLLPAILAGDHARPM; this comes from the coding sequence ATGGTGTCATGTGCGTGGGCAAGTCACAATGGTGTGCGCTCGCGGCATACTGGCTGTGTGTCGACGAGGTTGTTGAGATGGGGCGCCGCCGCGCCGACAGATCGTGGGTCCGCTCGCGACCGGTTGCTCGATGCTGCCGAGCGGTGCCTCGAGAGTTGCGGTGTGGTGGGCACGACCATGGAGGACATCGGCAGAACAGCGGGTGTGTCCAGGGCAACGGTGTATCGCTACTTCCCCAGTCGGGAGGCGGTGATGTCGGGTGTCATCATTCGCGCCGCCGAGCGCTATCTCGACCGCATCAGCCCGCGGATCGCGGCGCACGCCGACCTGGGCTCCGCGCTCGTCGATTTCGTGGAATACACGGTTGAGGCCGCGCGCCGCGAAGAGATCATCGGATTGTTGTTCGGCAGCGACGAGGAACTCGCCGGCGTGGGTCTCGCGGCGGGGACCTCGACGTCCCTCTTCGAAATCGTCACCGAATTTCTGCGTCCCATCTTCACCAGACACTGGAGTTGCGTGGAACCGGGCGTCTCCGTCGACGACGCCGCCGAGTGGGTTGTCCGCACGATATTGAGCCTGCTGACTGTTCGAGGGCCGCGGGAGCGCAGTCGTGACGGACTCCGGGCGTTTCTGTCGAGGTTTCTCCTTCCGGCGATCCTGGCGGGTGACCACGCTCGACCGATGTGA
- a CDS encoding PaaI family thioesterase has product MQFTTFNEQVAEQLKSAAETTGGLAGYLGFRHTEFTAGRLVAEMDARDDLKTPFGNLHGGCLSAMVDHCLGVVFYPVIPLGSWVATTEFKLNLLRPVSSGTCVATAEIISLGRTSGVARIDICNDGRAVCAAQGTVTVVAPKTSS; this is encoded by the coding sequence GTGCAATTCACCACGTTCAACGAACAGGTCGCTGAGCAACTAAAGAGCGCAGCAGAAACCACGGGCGGGTTGGCCGGTTACCTCGGCTTCCGTCACACCGAATTCACTGCGGGACGGCTCGTCGCGGAGATGGACGCACGCGACGACCTGAAGACGCCTTTCGGGAACCTGCATGGGGGCTGCTTATCGGCCATGGTCGACCACTGCCTCGGAGTGGTGTTTTATCCCGTGATTCCACTGGGATCTTGGGTCGCGACAACGGAGTTCAAACTGAATCTGCTTCGTCCGGTCTCTAGCGGCACCTGTGTAGCCACAGCCGAGATCATCTCGCTGGGCAGAACCAGCGGTGTGGCGCGTATCGACATCTGCAACGACGGCAGAGCGGTGTGTGCGGCCCAGGGAACCGTCACCGTCGTCGCACCGAAGACGAGCTCCTGA
- a CDS encoding alpha/beta fold hydrolase: MSAKRTGDSSAPVVERVPTADGLTLAVDLYRCDAPRAVVLLLHGGGQSRHAWDVTAQRLHQRGYTVAAYDTRGHGDSDWDPDGRYDGDRLGSDLLAVRSYADSGRPVAAIGASLGGLTILGTHLLAPPDLWQAVVLVDVTPRMEMEGARRVVAFMSAHPEGFDSLESAADVIAAYNPHRPRPENLDGLRKVLARREDGRWAWRWDPAFVTSNFQFLQGDPDEGAKDFDMMSAFLLDGARQVSAPTLLVRGLLSDMVSEETVKHFLTVVPHAQTVDVSGAGHMIAGDNNDAFSTAVVEFLDRTT; encoded by the coding sequence ATGTCGGCAAAGAGAACAGGCGATTCGTCGGCTCCTGTGGTCGAGCGCGTGCCCACGGCGGACGGGCTGACGCTGGCGGTCGACCTCTACCGCTGTGATGCGCCGCGGGCGGTCGTGTTGCTCCTTCACGGCGGAGGTCAAAGCCGACACGCCTGGGACGTCACCGCCCAACGCCTGCACCAGCGGGGCTACACGGTGGCCGCGTACGACACCAGGGGACACGGGGACAGCGACTGGGACCCCGACGGACGCTACGACGGGGACCGGCTTGGATCCGACCTATTGGCCGTGCGCTCATACGCCGATTCCGGCCGCCCCGTCGCCGCGATCGGCGCCTCTCTGGGCGGCTTGACCATTCTCGGAACACACTTGCTCGCCCCGCCGGACCTATGGCAGGCCGTCGTCCTGGTTGACGTCACTCCGCGAATGGAGATGGAAGGCGCCCGACGAGTCGTAGCGTTCATGTCGGCACACCCCGAAGGTTTCGACAGCCTAGAGTCGGCCGCTGACGTGATCGCCGCCTACAACCCGCACCGCCCTCGCCCCGAAAACCTCGACGGCCTCCGAAAAGTCCTCGCCCGTCGCGAAGACGGTCGCTGGGCCTGGCGATGGGATCCAGCTTTCGTGACGTCGAATTTCCAGTTCCTGCAGGGTGATCCAGACGAAGGCGCTAAAGACTTCGACATGATGAGCGCGTTCCTTCTTGATGGTGCGAGGCAGGTGTCCGCGCCAACGCTGCTGGTCCGGGGCCTACTATCTGACATGGTCTCCGAAGAGACAGTAAAGCATTTCCTGACCGTCGTTCCGCACGCGCAAACCGTTGACGTATCGGGCGCGGGACACATGATTGCCGGCGACAACAACGACGCATTCTCGACGGCGGTCGTCGAATTCCTCGACAGGACCACATGA
- a CDS encoding TetR/AcrR family transcriptional regulator, with translation MREKVLRATRELAIEKGWDQVRMSEVAESVGVSRPTLYKEFGDKQGLGDALVVSEGQRFMEGILAVLAEHVGDVRGGITAAVQFTLCEAEDSPLLKAVLTSNPSGNDRGGSSSTGVLPLLPTSASLLQLCSAALITWFNDHFDDLDPEDVEEVADVLVRLTVSHVVLPAADIATTGERISRVALRYLGVVHSL, from the coding sequence GTGCGCGAAAAGGTTTTGAGGGCGACACGAGAACTCGCCATCGAGAAGGGCTGGGATCAGGTCCGGATGAGCGAGGTTGCCGAATCGGTCGGCGTCTCCCGCCCGACGTTGTACAAAGAGTTCGGCGACAAACAGGGGCTCGGCGACGCGCTTGTGGTGTCGGAGGGCCAGCGCTTTATGGAAGGCATTCTTGCCGTCCTTGCCGAACACGTGGGCGACGTGCGGGGCGGCATCACCGCAGCGGTGCAATTCACCCTCTGTGAAGCAGAAGACAGCCCGCTCCTCAAGGCAGTTCTGACGTCCAACCCTTCGGGGAATGATCGCGGTGGCTCGTCGTCTACTGGAGTCCTACCTCTTCTGCCGACGTCGGCTTCCCTGCTTCAGCTCTGCTCCGCGGCTCTGATCACGTGGTTTAACGACCACTTCGACGATCTCGATCCCGAAGACGTTGAGGAGGTCGCAGATGTTCTGGTGCGACTGACAGTGAGTCATGTTGTACTCCCAGCCGCGGACATCGCCACCACCGGTGAGCGGATCTCCCGCGTAGCACTCAGGTACCTGGGAGTTGTCCACAGTTTGTAA
- a CDS encoding NAD(P)/FAD-dependent oxidoreductase: protein MTPERAVIVGASHAGAQLAANLRREGWSGEVVLIGDEGGLPYHRPPLSKGYLAGKNGLDDLLIRGADFYEKQHIRLLNATVEAIHRSAKRVSLSTGDTLTYTKLALCTGARARRLPTPGVDLPGIHYLRTAADVELIRAAATPGRRVVIVGGGYIGLETAASLCSLGMNVTVLEATERVLERVTAPEVSAFYTRIHNGEGVEIRTHALVEAFSGNGRVQEVVLAGGEPIPADLVIVGVGVVPNTELASAAGLSVDNGIVIDDQARTSDPDIVAAGDCTSHTMARYGSRIRLESVSSAGEQAKIAAATICGKHSAIAALPWFWSDQYDLKLQIAGLNTGYDEVVFSGDPSRDRDFSCFYFRDRELIAADCVNRPRDFMFSKRAISQQLRVDRSELLAGSI, encoded by the coding sequence GTGACTCCCGAACGAGCGGTGATCGTCGGCGCGAGCCACGCCGGCGCGCAGTTGGCAGCTAATCTTCGAAGGGAGGGGTGGTCTGGGGAGGTCGTGCTCATCGGCGACGAGGGGGGACTGCCCTACCACCGGCCTCCGTTGTCGAAGGGATACCTGGCCGGCAAGAACGGCCTCGACGACCTCCTGATTCGCGGCGCTGATTTCTACGAAAAGCAGCACATTCGACTCTTGAATGCGACCGTGGAGGCGATCCACCGGAGTGCCAAGCGTGTGTCTCTGAGCACCGGCGACACGCTGACGTACACCAAGCTCGCGTTGTGCACCGGCGCAAGGGCCAGACGACTCCCCACACCAGGGGTGGATCTTCCCGGAATTCACTACCTGCGTACCGCTGCAGACGTCGAGTTGATCCGTGCCGCCGCTACACCGGGTCGGAGGGTTGTGATCGTGGGCGGCGGTTACATCGGGTTGGAAACGGCGGCCTCGCTGTGTTCGCTCGGCATGAACGTCACCGTCCTCGAGGCAACCGAGCGTGTACTCGAACGGGTCACCGCGCCGGAGGTTTCCGCGTTTTACACCCGAATCCACAACGGCGAGGGAGTGGAGATCCGAACACACGCTCTCGTCGAAGCCTTCTCCGGCAACGGCAGAGTGCAGGAGGTCGTGCTGGCAGGCGGCGAACCGATCCCCGCCGACTTGGTCATCGTCGGCGTCGGTGTGGTGCCGAACACCGAGCTCGCCTCGGCCGCAGGATTATCCGTCGACAACGGCATCGTGATCGACGACCAGGCCCGCACCAGCGACCCCGACATCGTGGCCGCCGGCGACTGCACCAGCCACACCATGGCTCGATACGGCTCGCGTATTCGTTTGGAATCCGTATCGAGCGCCGGCGAGCAGGCCAAGATCGCTGCGGCGACAATCTGCGGAAAACACAGCGCAATCGCTGCGCTTCCGTGGTTCTGGTCCGACCAGTACGATCTCAAACTCCAGATCGCCGGTCTCAACACCGGATACGACGAAGTGGTCTTCAGCGGCGACCCGTCGCGTGACCGTGACTTCAGCTGCTTCTACTTCCGCGATCGTGAACTCATCGCCGCCGACTGCGTCAACCGTCCTCGCGATTTCATGTTCAGTAAGCGGGCCATCAGCCAGCAGCTCCGAGTTGACCGCTCAGAGCTCCTCGCCGGCTCGATCTGA
- a CDS encoding cytochrome P450, whose product MSIPAAVAAKAQSAVPLELQIRGAHLYDKTRRWVTGTNGKKIFTETPIPPVEDVDIADIDLSNPFLYRQGRWKSYFERVRNEAPVHYQAHSAFGPFWSVTRHADIIAVDKNHEAFSAEPFIIIGRPPRFMDIAMFIAMDPPQHDLQRASVQGVVAPKNLREMEGLIRSRVQEVLDDLPVDQPFNWVHHVSIELTARMLATLLDFPYEQRHKLVEWSDLATSMEQANGGPSDNDRVFRGMVDMAKGLSALWHDKAARTANGERPGFDLITMLQANEDTKDLIDRPMEFLGNLVLLIVGGNDTTRNSMSGGVLALNQFPDQFEKLKANPDLIPNMVSEIIRWQTPLAYMRRVAKKDIMLNGQFIRKGDKVVMWYASGNRDERVFERADELIIDRSNARNHISFGFGVHRCMGNRLAELQLRILWEELLPRFENIEVVGEPEYVQSNIVRGISKLMVRLTPRPSA is encoded by the coding sequence ATGAGTATTCCCGCGGCAGTGGCCGCCAAAGCCCAGTCTGCCGTGCCTCTGGAGCTGCAAATCCGCGGCGCACACCTCTACGACAAGACACGCCGGTGGGTAACCGGAACCAATGGTAAGAAGATCTTCACCGAGACGCCCATTCCTCCGGTCGAGGACGTTGATATCGCCGACATCGATCTCAGCAACCCGTTCCTCTACCGCCAAGGCCGCTGGAAGTCCTACTTCGAACGCGTGCGCAACGAGGCGCCGGTGCACTACCAGGCTCACAGTGCGTTCGGCCCGTTCTGGTCGGTGACCCGCCACGCGGACATCATCGCCGTCGACAAGAACCACGAGGCTTTCTCCGCAGAGCCGTTCATCATCATCGGGAGACCGCCCCGCTTCATGGACATCGCCATGTTCATCGCGATGGATCCGCCACAACACGACTTGCAGCGCGCTTCCGTCCAAGGGGTTGTCGCGCCGAAGAACCTGCGCGAGATGGAGGGGCTGATCCGCTCGCGTGTCCAGGAAGTGCTGGACGATCTACCGGTGGATCAGCCGTTCAATTGGGTGCACCACGTCTCCATCGAACTGACAGCGCGCATGCTCGCGACCCTGCTGGACTTCCCGTACGAGCAGCGGCACAAGCTCGTGGAATGGTCGGACCTCGCCACCTCCATGGAGCAAGCCAATGGTGGTCCTTCCGACAACGACAGAGTGTTTCGTGGCATGGTCGACATGGCGAAGGGTCTCAGCGCTCTCTGGCATGACAAGGCGGCCCGTACCGCCAACGGGGAGCGACCGGGCTTCGATCTGATCACGATGCTGCAGGCCAACGAGGACACTAAGGATCTCATCGACCGCCCGATGGAATTCCTCGGCAATTTGGTACTGCTGATCGTCGGGGGAAACGACACGACTCGCAACTCGATGAGCGGAGGGGTTCTCGCCTTGAACCAGTTCCCCGATCAGTTCGAGAAGTTGAAGGCGAACCCTGACCTGATTCCCAACATGGTATCCGAGATCATTCGCTGGCAGACCCCGTTGGCGTACATGCGCCGAGTCGCGAAAAAAGACATCATGTTGAACGGGCAATTCATCCGCAAGGGCGACAAGGTCGTGATGTGGTACGCCTCTGGTAACCGCGATGAGCGTGTCTTCGAGCGGGCCGATGAGTTGATCATCGATAGGAGCAACGCCCGCAATCACATCTCGTTCGGGTTCGGCGTGCACAGGTGCATGGGAAACCGACTTGCTGAGTTGCAGCTTCGAATCCTGTGGGAGGAATTGCTCCCTCGCTTTGAGAACATCGAGGTGGTCGGCGAACCCGAGTATGTGCAATCGAATATCGTCAGGGGTATCAGCAAGCTGATGGTTCGCCTCACTCCCAGGCCAAGTGCGTGA
- a CDS encoding 2Fe-2S iron-sulfur cluster-binding protein, giving the protein MAVVTFVSHDGEKYEAPLAEGQSLMQVAVNNAVPGIDGDCGGEAACGTCHVIVAPEWSDTVGLCGANEEEMLAMNPERQRTSRLSCQMSASEAWDGLTVELPEFQL; this is encoded by the coding sequence ATGGCAGTCGTCACCTTCGTCTCTCACGACGGCGAGAAGTACGAAGCCCCCTTGGCCGAAGGGCAGTCCTTGATGCAGGTTGCGGTCAACAACGCGGTGCCCGGCATCGACGGCGATTGTGGAGGGGAAGCCGCATGCGGAACGTGCCACGTGATCGTCGCTCCCGAGTGGTCGGACACGGTGGGACTCTGCGGCGCCAACGAAGAGGAGATGCTCGCGATGAACCCCGAGCGTCAGCGGACGTCGAGGCTGTCTTGCCAGATGTCCGCCTCCGAGGCATGGGATGGCTTGACGGTCGAGCTACCTGAGTTCCAGCTCTGA
- a CDS encoding helix-turn-helix domain-containing protein produces the protein MKLDDSGMPALAFLQMLDSEALGHDASIALRSIMVREHVTESMLVGRDAQVPLRWFREIYSDFDCDQGTRLGFAFAEHAKLTSFGALSVPLVSAGSVAEVVELLAYLPVITTALSPTFHSTERGLTIGLTGRTGDAGLNCLAVTYGGLALLRLLDMLAGAVPNIELHLSHSAPESWVLHDEVLAGRIFFDAPSSFVHVPAASLEEDCRFSDPVAYRIAVTDLQRTLDQRRDTSVSEKVRDLLEKDPGKTNISRTAGELSISPSTLKRRLREEGTTFRELRQSFLRERAILRLLDRSLSVSEIAAELGYAELTNFTHAFKRWTGRSPRHFRKTRD, from the coding sequence GTGAAACTCGACGACTCGGGTATGCCAGCGCTGGCTTTCCTGCAGATGCTGGACAGTGAGGCGCTGGGGCATGACGCCAGCATTGCGCTCCGCAGCATCATGGTTCGCGAGCACGTTACCGAGTCGATGTTGGTGGGTCGCGACGCGCAGGTCCCCTTACGGTGGTTCAGGGAGATATATTCCGATTTCGATTGTGATCAGGGAACCCGTCTGGGTTTCGCGTTCGCTGAACACGCCAAACTGACGTCCTTTGGGGCACTCAGTGTTCCCTTGGTCAGCGCGGGCTCGGTAGCCGAGGTTGTCGAGTTGCTTGCTTATCTGCCGGTGATCACCACAGCCCTCAGCCCGACGTTCCATTCGACGGAACGCGGCCTCACGATCGGGCTCACCGGTCGCACCGGTGACGCGGGCCTGAACTGCCTGGCCGTCACCTACGGTGGGCTGGCGCTGTTGCGTCTGCTCGACATGCTCGCGGGTGCCGTACCGAATATTGAACTGCATTTAAGTCATTCAGCGCCGGAGTCGTGGGTTCTTCATGACGAAGTGTTGGCGGGTCGGATCTTCTTCGACGCCCCCAGCTCGTTCGTCCACGTTCCCGCGGCTTCGCTCGAGGAGGACTGTCGATTCTCCGATCCTGTGGCGTACCGGATTGCCGTCACCGATTTGCAGCGAACTCTCGATCAACGACGTGACACGTCGGTCTCCGAAAAAGTAAGGGACCTGCTCGAAAAAGATCCCGGAAAAACGAACATCAGCCGGACGGCGGGCGAGCTTTCGATATCCCCGAGCACGTTGAAGCGGCGCCTCCGCGAAGAGGGGACCACCTTTCGCGAATTGCGTCAGTCGTTCTTGCGGGAGCGAGCAATTCTGCGACTTCTCGACAGATCGTTGTCTGTAAGCGAGATCGCGGCAGAACTCGGGTACGCGGAGCTCACGAACTTCACACATGCCTTCAAACGGTGGACCGGTCGTTCACCGCGCCACTTCAGAAAAACGCGCGACTGA